The Henckelia pumila isolate YLH828 chromosome 2, ASM3356847v2, whole genome shotgun sequence genome includes a window with the following:
- the LOC140877524 gene encoding uncharacterized protein, whose amino-acid sequence MDATATPMETLLKRFQSFKPPKLKGTETSVDCENWLEDIEQLFESLDYSDDRRIRLVIHQLDEVAKSWWITTKKALEHRVSYRKDRGAEFANLRQGNLNIEECVAKFSSLLKFAPHIAATDEAMADQFINGLNLDVFTLPSPQLVSASVPQNPPQF is encoded by the exons ATGGATGCTACTGCTACTCCGATGGAGACATTGCTGAAACGATTTCAATCGTTCAAACcgccaaaactgaaaggaacagaaacttcagttgattgtgaaaattggtTAGAAGACATAGAACAGCTGTTTGAATCacttgattattcagatgaccgTCGTATCAGATTAGTTATACATCAACTTgatgaagttgccaaaagttggtggattactacaaagAAAGCGTTAGAACATCGAG TTTCCTACAGGAAAGATaggggtgctgaatttgccaatctgagaCAAGGCAatctgaatattgaagaatgtgtggccaaattttcaagtcttttgaaatTTGCCCCACATATAGCAGCGACTGATGAAGCCATGGCAGACCAGTTTATTAATGGCCTCAATCTAGAtgtgtttactttg CCATCTCCACAGCTTGTATCAGCATCAgttccacagaatccgccacagttttag